One part of the Anopheles merus strain MAF chromosome 3L, AmerM5.1, whole genome shotgun sequence genome encodes these proteins:
- the LOC121599448 gene encoding uncharacterized protein LOC121599448 translates to MEEIPSDRHDIGKTYYMPHHCVVRPDSLTTKLRVVFDASSSTDTGVSLNDALMVGPSVQDDLLSLLLRFRVPRFAILADIEKMYRQIWVKESDRPLQRILWKESADDRIRIYQLKTVTYGTACAPYLATRCLQALAKEGETRYPRASKVLEQDFYMDDMITGVESVEDGRIICSEINQLLQSAGFHLRKWASNSSELLEQIPAELQIEGDVLNIDRSTSIKALGLRWMPSSDQLGFSVPGWKESEIITKRIALSDSAKLFDPLGLLGPVIVVAKCFMQELWKNENTWDEPLESERQQFWLRFREQLADLTSLTIPRRAIGGTVRIEAHGFSDASLRAYGACIYIRAESSDGQVSVRLLCAKSKVAPIPNTKRKKNVSLPRLELSGALLLSHLWQKVKQGVKLELKFNFWVDSTIVLHWLSSSPSRWKQFVANRVAEIQHQTYKMPWSYVASEHNPADIISRGMMPLQLMDSQLWWQGPSWLHLPSQAWPTNKPNTEISSEDLEERSIVATSQQVPPNFLFDLSSSYEKLVRLTAYLLRFMYNCQPTHRGNLRKGFLKIDELVSASLTLVRLAQQETFAEELRDVRQTGAVKPNSKLKTLTPILKEGILRVGGRLRNAPVSYERKHPIILAFSHPLTLLIARSYHRQYLHAGQQELISSLRERFWPLRVRNLARKVVYECVSCFRSKPTTAEQIMGDLPSERVNPVLPFYNTGVDLCGPLFYRQTNKKAAPIKCYVAVFVCLVIKAVHVELIADLSTPAFISTLKRFIARRGKPSVIQCDNAKNFRGADRALKEMYELFQKQQHQDAVTTYCGTEGITFNFIPPRSPHFGGIWEAAVKSLKRHLKATIGSSILRRDDLETILVQVEACLNSRPLTALSNDPEDLEILTPGHFLIQRALTSVPEPSYAEIPGNRLDRYQQLQEYVRRIWKRWNRDYLSGLHPRTRWTSRRDNVREGTMVLLKEDNLPPLKWRFGRVLKIYPGDDGLVRVVDVKTKDGIYRRAITKICILPGQKEEREVS, encoded by the coding sequence ATGGAAGAAATTCCATCTGACCGCCATGACATTGGAAAGACATATTACATGCCGCATCATTGTGTAGTACGACCCGACAGCCTCACGACTAAGCTAAGAGTCGTATTTGATGCATCCAGTTCTACTGATACAGGGGTATCCCTCAACGATGCACTGATGGTGGGACCTTCAGTGCAAGATGATCTTTTGTCGTTGTTACTCCGATTTAGAGTACCCAGATTTGCGATTTTGGCtgacattgaaaaaatgtatcGCCAAATTTGGGTGAAGGAGTCCGATCGTCCACTTCAACGCATCCTGTGGAAAGAATCTGCTGATGATAGAATTCGCATCTATCAGCTGAAAACCGTTACGTACGGCACAGCCTGCGCACCTTACTTGGCCACCCGTTGTCTGCAAGCGTTGGCTAAGGAAGGAGAAACAAGATATCCCAGGGCATCCAAGGTCCTCGAGCAAGATTTTTACATGGATGACATGATCACCGGTGTGGAATCTGTTGAAGATGGCCGGATTATTTGCAGCGAAATAAATCAGCTGCTACAATCGGCAGGATTTCACCTGCGCAAATGGGCTTCAAACTCGTCTGAGTTACTGGAGCAAATACCAGCTGAACTACAAATCGAGGGAGATGTTTTGAACATCGATCGCAGCACATCCATCAAGGCTTTGGGTTTAAGATGGATGCCATCATCGGACCAGCTAGGGTTTAGTGTGCCTGGTTGGAAGGAATCAGAAATCATCACCAAACGCATTGCGTTATCAGACTCAGCTAAGTTGTTCGATCCTCTTGGACTGTTAGGACCAGTCATTGTAGTAGCAAAGTGTTTCATGCAGGAGCTCTGGAAGAACGAAAATACCTGGGATGAACCTTTGGAGTCTGAACGGCAACAATTCTGGTTGCGCTTCAGAGAACAACTCGCTGATCTGACTAGCTTGACAATTCCACGACGAGCAATTGGTGGAACAGTGCGAATTGAAGCTCACGGATTTAGTGATGCTTCCCTACGGGCTTATGGCGCCTGTATCTACATACGAGCAGAATCGTCCGATGGCCAAGTCTCAGTACGGTTGTTATGTGCTAAGTCAAAGGTGGCACCGATACCTAATACCaaacggaagaaaaacgtGTCCCTTCCACGGCTCGAGTTGTCGGGAGCGTTGTTACTATCACACTTATGGCAGAAGGTGAAGCAAGGGGTGAAATTGGAGCTTAAATTCAACTTCTGGGTTGATTCAACGATAGTTCTTCATTGGCTTTCAAGCAGTCCTTCCCGTTGGAAACAGTTCGTTGCGAACAGAGTTGCGGAAATCCAGCACCAAACCTACAAGATGCCTTGGAGTTATGTGGCCAGCGAGCACAATCCAGCTGACATTATTTCCAGGGGAATGATGCCTTTGCAGCTCATGGATTCCCAACTTTGGTGGCAAGGGCCCTCATGGTTGCATCTTCCAAGTCAAGCTTGGCCTACGAACAAACCCAATACTGAAATTTCCTCGGAAGATTTGGAagagcgatcgattgtagccACATCTCAACAGGTACCGCCAAATTTTCTATTCGATCTTTCTTCATCTTACGAAAAATTGGTGCGACTTACGGCATATCTGCTGCGATTCATGTACAATTGTCAACCGACACACCGCGGAAATCTACGAAAGGGGTTTCTAAAAATAGATGAATTAGTGTCAGCGTCTCTAACGCTCGTTCGTCTGGCCCAACAAGAAACCTTTGCTGAGGAGCTTCGGGATGTTCGTCAAACTGGAGCGGTCAAGCCGAACTCAAAACTGAAAACGCTAACACCTATTCTGAAAGAGGGTATCCTACGTGTGGGTGGTCGTTTGCGAAACGCGCCTGTTTCGTATGAACGCAAACATCCGATAATTTTAGCGTTTTCTCACCCATTGACCCTACTGATTGCGCGTTCTTATCATCGACAATATCTGCATGCGGGACAACAAGAGCTCATATCTAGCCTGCGTGAGAGATTCTGGCCCCTTCGCGTACGCAACCTGGCACGAAAGGTCGTATATGAGTGTGTAAGTTGTTTCCGATCCAAACCAACAACGGCAGAGCAAATCATGGGAGATTTGCCCAGCGAACGCGTAAACCCAGTTCTCCCATTCTACAACACTGGTGTGGATCTGTGTGGTCCATTATTCTATAGACAAACCAACAAGAAGGCTGCTCCAATCAAATGCTATGTTGCTGTTTTCGTCTGTCTTGTGATCAAGGCAGTACATGTGGAGCTTATTGCCGATTTGTCTACTCCAGCCTTCATTTCTACATTGAAGCGTTTCATAGCTCGTCGCGGTAAACCATCCGTAATCCAGTGCGACAACGCCAAAAATTTCCGGGGAGCTGATCGAGCGCTCAAGGAGATGTATGAGCTGTtccagaaacaacaacatcaggaTGCTGTTACAACTTACTGCGGAACGGAAGGGATCACCTTCAACTTCATCCCTCCGCGGTCACCCCATTTCGGTGGGATCTGGGAGGCCGCAGTGAAGTCGCTTAAACGGCATCTCAAGGCGACGATAGGATCCAGTATCTTGCGGCGAGACGACCTGGAAACTATCTTAGTTCAAGTGGAGGCTTGTTTGAACTCGCGACCGTTAACTGCACTTTCCAACGATCCAGAGGACCTGGAAATTCTGACACCGGGtcattttttgattcaacggGCGCTTACATCGGTCCCTGAGCCATCTTATGCTGAGATTCCAGGCAACCGCCTGGACCGCTATCAACAATTGCAGGAGTATGTTCGGCGGATTTGGAAGCGATGGAATCGAGACTACTTGTCTGGTTTGCATCCGCGTACCCGGTGGACTTCAAGGCGAGACAACGTTCGGGAGGGCACTATGGTCCTGCTGAAGGAGGACAACCTTCCCCCTCTCAAATGGCGCTTCGGCCGAGTGCTGAAGATTTATCCTGGTGATGACGGCTTGGTTCGAGTGGTTGATGTGAAAACGAAGGATGGAATTTACAGAAGAGCCATCACCAAGATCTGCATACTGCCCGGAcagaaggaagaaagagaggtTTCGTAA